A stretch of Larus michahellis chromosome Z, bLarMic1.1, whole genome shotgun sequence DNA encodes these proteins:
- the TMEM215 gene encoding transmembrane protein 215, translating into MVRTMRPDDINPRTGLVVALVSVFLVFGFMFTVSGIKGETLGDIPLLAIGPAICLPGIAAIALTRKTDGCTKWPKNKCPCCKQVKDRDVMELLRTPSDLESGKGSCDELAKKAYQKDRRVLRGEDSVSICTTTTTTTMGECKSLIRKVEQEEMLRYLETCYPEMPGNVFVGDGSVYSALEKKSSSPTRDSPACPDIEDNIFVAPKDSIIVCSYKENSPYDRYCCYINPTGVNSDQETIV; encoded by the coding sequence ATGGTGCGGACCATGAGACCCGACGACATCAACCCCCGGACGGGGCTGGTGGTGGCTTTGGTCAGCGTCTTCCTGGTGTTCGGCTTCATGTTCACCGTGTCCGGCATCAAGGGAGAGACTTTGGGGGACATCCCGCTGCTGGCCATTGGGCCGGCCATCTGCCTGCCAGGCATCGCCGCCATCGCCCTCACCAGAAAGACCGATGGCTGCACCAAATGGCCCAAGAACAAATGTCCGTGCTGCAAGCAAGTCAAGGACCGAGATGTCATGGAGCTCCTGAGGACCCCCTCGGATCTGGAGTCTGGCAAAGGGAGTTGCGATGAGTTGGCCAAGAAAGCATACCAGAAGGACAGGAGAGTGCTGCGGGGTGAGGACTCTGTGTCCatctgcaccaccaccaccaccaccaccatgggaGAATGCAAGAGCCTCATCAGAAAGGTGGAGCAGGAGGAGATGTTGAGATACCTGGAGACCTGTTACCCAGAGATGCCGGGGAATGTGTTTGTGGGAGATGGCTCCGTGTACAGTGCCTTGGAGAAGAAGAGCTCTTCTCCCACCAGGGACAGCCCTGCTTGCCCTGACATTGAAGACAACATTTTTGTTGCCCCTAAAGACAGTATCATTGTCTGCTCTTACAAGGAGAACAGCCCTTATGACAGATACTGTTGTTACATAAACCCTACTGGAGTCAACTCAGACCAGGAGACCATAGTGTGA